One Bacillus sp. FJAT-52991 genomic region harbors:
- the pseI gene encoding pseudaminic acid synthase, which translates to MKEIIVLDRNIGNGHKPFIIAEMSGNHNQSLDRALAIVEAAAKSGAHALKIQTYTADTMTLNIENPDFVINDKDSLWKGNSLYKLYQQAYTPWEWHKPIFDRARELGMIPFSTPFDETAVDFLEELDIPMYKIASFENNDIPLIKKVASTGKPMIISTGMATVAELDETVRAAREAGCKDLILLKCTSTYPATPENTNISTIPHMRELFDVQVGLSDHTMGIGVAVASVALGATVIEKHFTLSRAEGGVDSAFSMEPEEMKALVIETERAWQAMGQVTYGPTEKEKASLKFRRSLYVAKDIKVGERFTNENIKVIRPGYGLEPKYYDRILQSVSNKDMKAGTPLSWEHLL; encoded by the coding sequence ATGAAAGAAATTATTGTGTTAGATAGGAACATTGGCAATGGACATAAACCATTCATCATCGCAGAAATGTCCGGAAATCATAATCAATCATTAGATAGAGCTTTGGCAATTGTAGAAGCAGCCGCTAAATCTGGAGCACATGCTTTGAAAATTCAAACGTATACTGCTGATACGATGACGCTTAATATAGAAAATCCAGATTTTGTTATTAATGATAAAGATAGCTTGTGGAAAGGGAATTCTCTTTATAAGTTGTATCAACAAGCTTATACTCCATGGGAATGGCATAAACCTATTTTTGATCGTGCTCGTGAGCTAGGAATGATTCCATTCAGTACTCCGTTTGATGAAACAGCGGTTGATTTCTTAGAAGAGTTAGATATACCGATGTATAAAATTGCGTCATTTGAAAACAATGACATTCCATTGATAAAAAAAGTAGCCTCAACAGGTAAGCCAATGATTATTTCTACAGGTATGGCGACAGTGGCAGAGTTAGACGAAACAGTTCGAGCGGCACGCGAAGCAGGATGCAAAGATTTAATCTTACTAAAATGTACTAGCACTTATCCAGCAACACCAGAGAATACGAATATCTCAACTATCCCTCATATGAGAGAGCTTTTTGATGTTCAAGTTGGACTGTCTGATCATACGATGGGGATTGGAGTTGCTGTTGCGAGTGTTGCATTAGGTGCCACAGTAATAGAAAAACATTTTACCCTTTCAAGAGCAGAGGGTGGAGTAGATTCTGCCTTTTCCATGGAGCCAGAAGAGATGAAAGCTTTAGTAATCGAAACAGAGCGAGCTTGGCAGGCAATGGGACAAGTAACATATGGACCGACAGAAAAGGAGAAAGCTTCTTTAAAATTTAGACGATCTTTATATGTAGCAAAAGACATTAAAGTTGGAGAAAGATTTACGAACGAAAATATTAAGGTTATTCGTCCAGGCTACGGGTTGGAACCAAAATATTATGATCGTATTCTTCAATCGGTTTCAAACAAAGATATGAAAGCTGGAACTCCTTTGAGTTGGGAGCATTTATTGTAA
- a CDS encoding helix-turn-helix domain-containing protein produces MRKEWCTNEIEYLKEYAGFQKVSNIAKKLDRSFESVLVKMNRLGLANTKSQIGLVTIGELAKILQVDRNTIKWWMKKHHLPFIQKVTRKSKSFYFIDPYQFWKWAELHKEKITFSNIPHQALPPEPAWVKEERIKEKENCLCKKRTYKCWTTKEDQLLIQLRQEGLTYAEIGRRMNRSVNSIIRRFERVMKEVQV; encoded by the coding sequence ATGAGAAAAGAATGGTGTACAAATGAAATTGAATACCTGAAAGAATATGCAGGTTTTCAAAAAGTTTCAAATATCGCCAAGAAGTTAGACCGTTCCTTTGAATCCGTCCTAGTAAAAATGAATCGACTAGGGTTAGCAAACACAAAATCCCAAATAGGATTAGTTACAATTGGAGAACTAGCGAAAATACTACAAGTTGATCGTAACACCATTAAATGGTGGATGAAAAAGCATCACTTACCCTTTATTCAAAAAGTAACAAGAAAATCAAAAAGCTTTTATTTTATTGATCCTTATCAATTTTGGAAATGGGCAGAACTACATAAAGAAAAAATCACCTTCTCCAACATCCCTCACCAAGCACTCCCGCCTGAACCAGCGTGGGTAAAAGAAGAGAGAATAAAAGAAAAAGAGAATTGCTTATGTAAGAAAAGAACTTACAAATGCTGGACCACAAAAGAGGACCAACTCCTAATTCAACTGCGGCAAGAAGGGCTCACCTATGCAGAAATCGGAAGACGAATGAATAGAAGTGTAAATAGTATTATACGCCGATTTGAAAGAGTCATGAAAGAAGTGCAGGTTTAG
- a CDS encoding PIG-L family deacetylase: protein MKTVLVIAAHPDDEVLGCGGTMARHVQEGDVVYSVILAEGITSRDKKRNRDIHAEEFDILYNAAKNANDILGVQHIKLFDFPDNRMDSLDRLDIVKVVEELINDIKPNVIYTHHIGDVNIDHRRIHEAVVTAVRPIPGNHYVDEVLYFETASSTEWMTPESAPAFKPNWYINIEQTLELKLKSLEAYEYEMREWPHARSIKALEYLAKWRGANIGVEAAEAFMLGRKIIK from the coding sequence GTGAAGACAGTATTAGTAATCGCTGCTCATCCAGATGATGAAGTATTAGGGTGCGGTGGAACAATGGCTAGACATGTTCAAGAGGGTGATGTTGTCTATTCAGTCATTTTAGCTGAAGGAATTACAAGTAGAGATAAAAAAAGAAATAGAGATATACATGCAGAAGAATTTGATATTTTATATAATGCTGCAAAAAATGCAAATGATATTTTAGGGGTTCAACATATAAAATTATTTGATTTTCCAGATAATCGGATGGATTCTTTAGATAGATTAGATATCGTCAAAGTAGTTGAAGAATTAATTAATGATATTAAACCTAATGTTATTTATACCCATCATATTGGGGATGTGAATATTGATCATAGAAGAATTCATGAAGCTGTAGTAACAGCTGTGCGTCCTATTCCAGGAAATCATTATGTTGATGAAGTGTTATATTTTGAAACAGCTTCTAGTACTGAATGGATGACACCAGAGTCTGCTCCTGCATTTAAACCAAATTGGTACATTAATATTGAGCAAACATTAGAATTGAAATTGAAGTCTTTAGAAGCATATGAATATGAAATGAGAGAATGGCCTCATGCTAGATCAATAAAAGCGCTAGAGTATTTAGCGAAATGGAGAGGAGCAAACATCGGTGTCGAGGCAGCTGAAGCATTCATGTTGGGAAGAAAAATTATTAAGTAG
- the tsaA gene encoding tRNA (N6-threonylcarbamoyladenosine(37)-N6)-methyltransferase TrmO: MTITLEAIGTIYTPFKEEKGMPIQAVAAKDVEGYIEINEEFVPGLKDIEEFSHLTLIYHLHLVTDVSLEVKPFLDHQPHGVFATRYPRRPNKIGLSTVRLQRAEGNRLYISEVDMLNETPLLDIKPFVPQFDNRETNQIGWFQGKVGKVDRTRAYEENE, translated from the coding sequence ATGACAATCACATTAGAAGCCATTGGTACGATTTATACTCCTTTTAAAGAAGAGAAGGGCATGCCGATTCAAGCGGTAGCTGCTAAAGACGTTGAAGGGTATATTGAAATAAATGAAGAGTTTGTTCCGGGCCTGAAAGATATTGAAGAATTCTCGCACTTAACGTTAATTTATCATCTACATTTAGTCACCGATGTATCATTGGAAGTGAAACCTTTCCTTGATCATCAACCCCATGGCGTGTTCGCTACTCGTTACCCGCGACGCCCGAATAAAATCGGATTATCTACTGTACGCTTGCAAAGAGCAGAGGGAAATCGTCTTTATATTTCAGAGGTGGATATGTTAAACGAAACCCCATTACTTGATATTAAACCCTTTGTTCCTCAGTTTGATAATAGAGAAACAAATCAAATTGGCTGGTTTCAAGGGAAAGTTGGGAAGGTTGATCGTACGAGGGCTTATGAGGAGAATGAATGA
- the pseC gene encoding UDP-4-amino-4,6-dideoxy-N-acetyl-beta-L-altrosamine transaminase has translation MRKREIFLSYGKQWVTDEDIQEIIDVLKSPFLTQGPKVVEFEQAVADYVGSKYAVAFCNGTAALHGACFAAGISEGDEVITTPLTFAATSNAVLYCGGRPIFADIDEQTYNIDPQDIKKKITDKTKAIMPVDFTGQSADMDTILEIAKERNLVVIEDGAHSLGADYNGRKVGTQADMTMFSFHPVKPITTAEGGVIVTNNEIYYEKLKRFRSHGITNENLSCDEGPWYYEMVDLGFNYRMTDIQAALGVSQIQKLDAFIERRREIAVQYNEAFANWDKVITPIQLSNANSGWHLYMLQLKLNDLQKTRRQIFEELRALNIGVHVHYIPVYWHPYYQQLGYERGLCPKAEAWYEGALTLPIFPKMTDQDVRDVIEAVRECVGEGNSLLK, from the coding sequence TTGAGAAAACGTGAAATTTTCCTTTCGTATGGGAAACAATGGGTAACAGACGAAGATATTCAAGAAATTATAGATGTATTAAAGTCTCCTTTTTTAACACAAGGCCCTAAAGTAGTAGAATTCGAACAAGCAGTAGCCGACTATGTTGGCTCGAAATATGCGGTGGCATTTTGTAATGGAACCGCTGCTCTACACGGTGCTTGTTTTGCTGCAGGTATTTCTGAGGGAGATGAGGTCATTACAACGCCACTCACATTTGCAGCGACTTCGAATGCAGTGCTTTATTGTGGTGGTCGCCCCATTTTTGCTGATATAGATGAACAAACGTATAATATTGATCCACAAGATATTAAGAAAAAGATAACAGACAAGACGAAAGCCATTATGCCTGTAGATTTTACAGGGCAGTCGGCGGATATGGACACCATCTTAGAAATAGCGAAAGAGCGCAATCTAGTGGTGATTGAAGATGGGGCACATTCATTAGGAGCCGATTACAACGGACGGAAAGTGGGCACACAAGCTGACATGACGATGTTCAGTTTTCATCCAGTCAAGCCAATTACAACTGCTGAAGGTGGCGTCATCGTAACAAATAATGAAATCTATTATGAAAAGCTGAAGCGATTTCGCAGCCATGGCATCACTAACGAAAATCTATCATGCGATGAAGGTCCTTGGTATTATGAAATGGTTGACCTTGGATTCAATTATCGAATGACCGATATTCAAGCAGCTTTAGGGGTCTCACAAATTCAAAAATTAGATGCTTTTATTGAACGAAGACGGGAGATCGCTGTGCAATATAATGAAGCTTTTGCAAATTGGGACAAGGTGATTACGCCAATTCAACTTTCTAATGCGAATTCTGGTTGGCATTTGTATATGCTTCAACTAAAGTTAAATGATTTACAGAAAACACGTCGACAAATCTTTGAAGAACTGCGTGCATTAAATATTGGAGTTCATGTCCACTACATTCCTGTTTATTGGCATCCTTATTATCAACAATTGGGTTATGAACGCGGGCTTTGTCCTAAAGCTGAAGCTTGGTATGAGGGTGCACTTACATTGCCGATTTTTCCGAAGATGACTGATCAAGATGTTAGAGATGTCATTGAGGCTGTGAGGGAATGTGTAGGAGAGGGAAACTCATTGCTTAAATGA